A DNA window from Helianthus annuus cultivar XRQ/B chromosome 15, HanXRQr2.0-SUNRISE, whole genome shotgun sequence contains the following coding sequences:
- the LOC110912536 gene encoding OVARIAN TUMOR DOMAIN-containing deubiquitinating enzyme 7, producing MVKTKIKKSKPNKHPNVKKNGKQSDISEFRAQLDALGLKIVDVTADGNCFFRALADQLEGNEDVHAKYRKMVVQYIMKNRESFEPFIEDEVPFDEYCQSMEKDGTWAGNMELQAASLVTHSNICIHQKSSTRWYIKNFSDFDAKMVHLSYHDWEHYNSVRLKDDPCNGPAAPIIIKADVDLSVKSHQTNAAVSKANGKSTKAESVRTVKAGSGCEDERKIQQVLLQVDGDVDAAIEFIIAGQGTEESLVEDDGVTYSVDDSHGGSSNNQLEQSCDEKSVKEKPTCSNAERETNKTNSLHDEKKIPRNKACPCGSKKKYKSCCGTAAGRPSTVTNNNSVENGKHRKDKKQGKKAGNMVVLHGCDGSSPDMGALCI from the exons ATGGTCAAAACAAAGATTAAGAAGTCAAAACCAAATAAACATCCCAAT GTTAAAAAGAATGGAAAGCAATCCGATATATCAGAGTTTCGAGCTCAGCTTGATGCACTGGGTTTGAAAATTGTAGACGTTACAGCAGACGGAAATTGCTTTTTCAG AGCTTTAGCAGATCAGCTGGAGGGCAATGAAGACGTTCATGCCAAGTACCGGAAAATGGTTGTGCAGTATATCATG AAAAATCGTGAAAGCTTTGAGCCTTTTATTGAAGATGAAGTACCGTTCGATGAATACTGCCAGTCCATGGAAAAGGATGGCACATGGGCGGGAAATATGGAGTTACAGGCTGCTTCTCTTGTAACTCACAGTAATATATGCATACATCAA AAGTCATCGACTCGCTGGTATATAAAGAATTTTAGCGACTTCGATGCCAAGATGGTCCATTT GTCGTATCATGATTGGGAGCATTACAATAGTGTGCGGTTAAAGGATGACCCCTGCAATGGACCAGCCGCACCAATTATAATCAAG GCCGATGTTGATCTTTCAGTGAAGTCCCATCAAACTAATGCTGCTGTTTCTAAGGCGAACGGCAAGTCTACTAAGGCAGAATCAGTTAGAACTGTGAAAGCTGGAAGCGGATGTGAAGATGAGCGGAAAATTCAACAG GTGTTATTACAAGTGGACGGAGATGTTGATGCTGCAATAGAGTTTATTATAGCAGGTCAAGGAACTGAAGAATCGTTGGTTGAAGACGATGGAGTTACTTATTCAGTGGACGATTCTCATG GTGGTTCTAGTAACAACCAACTTGAGCAGAGTTGTGATGAAAAAAGTGTCAAGGAGAAACCGACCTGCAGCAATGCTGAAAGAGAAACTAATAAGACCAACTCATTGCACGATGAAAAG AAAATACCCAGAAACAAGGCTTGTCCATGTGGTTCAAAGAAGAAATACAAGTCTTGTTGTGGTACCGCAGCAGGAAGACCGTCTACAGTTACAAA CAACAACAGTGTTGAAAATGGAAAGCATAGAAAAGATAAGAAACAGGGGAAGAAAGCGGGAAACATGGTGGTTTTGCATGGTTGTGATGGAAGTTCTCCTGACATGGGTGCACTTTGCATATGA